Part of the Halorhabdus utahensis DSM 12940 genome, GCAGCGAGGGTGAAACCGATGCGGAATCCGACCGCAGCGGCGTCAAACGTGTTTTTGCCGTACTGAAACCCGCCAGCAAGTCCACCAGCGGCCGGACTCAGTACGGCCACATCCATTCGTCCAATAGACGCTCCGACGACAGCTGTCAGGGCCATGATCGCGAATCCGACGACGATTGGTTGCCACTCAGTACCGAAAACGCGGGTGCGGAGGGACTGCTTTTGAGCGGGGATGCTCATATCCGTAATACCAAGATCATCTACTAAATCGTTACTACTTTTGAGCTTATAACTATGAGGTGGCAGGCATGTTACTACCGCCTGTCGCTGAGACTGACTGACAGTGGCCATTGCCGTTGTCGTCGAGGACACCGTCGCCAGCGTCGACGTGATCCCCGGGACAGTGATCGAGGACGCGTAGCGACCGTCCAGTGGGTTGGTTCAGTGCAGGGGTGGATTGTATTCGTGCGGGACCAGAATCCGTCGAAGGTTCGTCCCGACTGCACCGCCGATCGTTGCCAGCAACCCACCTACCAAAAGATACCCCAATCCATAATAGAGGACGAAAGGGAGGGGTGCCGCGGCTTCGGTCTCACCGAGATAAACCGCTCTGAAGACAACAAACGACACGGCCCCGCCAGTTGCGAGGGCCACACTGACCATGCCGATACGTAATCCGAGTCCAGCCGAATCCCCCGTGTTCTTGCCGTAGTGGAAGCCGCCGACGAGCCCACCCACACCCGGACTCGTGAGCGTCAGATCAGCTCGTCCGATGAAGAACCCCACAGCTGCTATGACAGCCGTGACGACGAGACCGACGACAACTGGCTGCCAGTTGGTACCGAAAACGCGGCTTCGGAGGGACTGCTGTTGAGCGGGGAAGCTCATAGAGAACTGTTCTGAGGAACGTATAATAAATCTTTACGATATTTAGAATTCCTGAATAACCTGGGGTCCTCAGGGCCATATTCCCGAACGATGCGGAGAGAACCATTCGATCAGACGGTCGTCTTCGCTCCGTCGACGCCATGAAGCGGAAGACTGGTGACGAGACCATCTCAGCGTAAGATAGCGCGGAGCCCCCTTCGTCAACGAGCAGCGCAGTCCGCGCAAGCGGACAAGGAGCGCAGTAGGGAGGGGAGGAGCGCGTCACATCCCTCGACAATCACAGTTCTCTGCACTCGGCCAACTTCCC contains:
- a CDS encoding DUF5518 domain-containing protein; this encodes MSFPAQQQSLRSRVFGTNWQPVVVGLVVTAVIAAVGFFIGRADLTLTSPGVGGLVGGFHYGKNTGDSAGLGLRIGMVSVALATGGAVSFVVFRAVYLGETEAAAPLPFVLYYGLGYLLVGGLLATIGGAVGTNLRRILVPHEYNPPLH